A genomic region of Novipirellula aureliae contains the following coding sequences:
- a CDS encoding RNA polymerase sigma factor has product MNSDPTTRPSLLVRLQNSRDEHAWAEFTAIYEPVIYRMTRRRGLQDADAREIVQEVLLSITAAIERFDVDDPGSFRGWLSRITRNATIDRLRQQSARAETIGSSGVARLLDEIVANERLEDEFENDRRRQLFRWAASEVRRRTGELNWMAFWRTSVDGCTVADVAKELGIGEGAVYVARCRILKRIRELVHNRLSE; this is encoded by the coding sequence TTGAATTCCGATCCCACGACTCGCCCCAGTTTGCTCGTGCGATTGCAAAATTCGCGTGACGAGCACGCTTGGGCTGAATTCACGGCGATCTACGAACCGGTGATCTACCGTATGACCCGCCGCAGAGGATTGCAAGACGCTGACGCCCGAGAGATTGTCCAGGAGGTATTGTTGTCGATCACAGCCGCGATCGAGCGATTCGACGTCGACGACCCTGGGTCGTTTCGTGGTTGGCTCAGCCGCATCACACGAAACGCCACCATCGACCGACTTCGACAACAATCCGCTCGGGCCGAAACGATTGGCTCCAGTGGTGTCGCGAGACTACTCGACGAAATCGTGGCCAACGAGAGGCTTGAAGATGAGTTTGAAAACGATCGGCGACGACAACTGTTCCGCTGGGCCGCATCGGAAGTTCGCCGCCGTACCGGAGAGCTAAACTGGATGGCATTCTGGAGAACGTCCGTCGACGGCTGCACCGTCGCGGATGTCGCCAAAGAATTGGGGATCGGTGAAGGGGCCGTCTATGTGGCTCGCTGCCGAATTTTGAAACGAATCCGAGAATTGGTGCATAACCGACTAAGCGAATGA
- a CDS encoding alpha/beta hydrolase has protein sequence MTKAEFTGPNRLFQRLDGDGDGQLILKDAAKKLKEMRARVGEMPRQGFGGAANRTQLEAARPRVPGVRPERRSQVRPDHENVRYGEHERHVFDIFQAETEDEKPAPCMIWIHGGGFRRGDKSEGSLFARFLTKNGIHFVALNYRLSHHAIAPACFHDCARALQFIRRNAEKWNIDKSRIAVGGGSAGAGLAQWLAFSPDRADPAAKDPVMRESTQISALVLFNAQTTYDFRWIKEHIPGEAWRGEGLQELFGYTIESVDEIGVERYQLIEECSPMHHFSRDAPPMLFFYRRSKDPKIAEQNAMDGIHHPIFGLELKKLADELGLECDLFTVENEKDLAFYNRRWDYAIKFLRKNLQME, from the coding sequence TTGACGAAAGCCGAGTTTACTGGGCCGAATCGGTTGTTCCAGCGGCTCGATGGGGATGGTGACGGACAGTTGATCCTGAAAGACGCGGCAAAGAAGCTGAAGGAAATGCGGGCAAGAGTCGGCGAGATGCCTCGACAGGGTTTCGGGGGGGCTGCGAATAGAACGCAACTGGAAGCTGCCCGCCCACGGGTACCGGGCGTCCGTCCTGAACGGAGAAGTCAGGTAAGACCGGACCATGAAAATGTGCGGTACGGTGAGCATGAACGGCATGTTTTTGATATTTTCCAGGCCGAAACGGAAGATGAAAAACCTGCGCCGTGCATGATCTGGATTCATGGCGGGGGATTCAGGAGGGGAGACAAGTCTGAAGGAAGCTTGTTCGCAAGATTCTTGACAAAGAATGGGATTCATTTTGTGGCCCTCAATTATCGCTTGAGTCACCACGCGATCGCCCCGGCTTGTTTCCATGACTGTGCCAGGGCACTGCAGTTCATTCGGCGAAATGCAGAAAAATGGAACATTGATAAATCACGAATTGCTGTTGGAGGCGGTTCGGCCGGTGCCGGTCTAGCGCAGTGGCTTGCTTTTAGTCCGGACCGTGCAGATCCAGCGGCGAAAGACCCAGTCATGCGTGAATCGACCCAGATATCGGCCCTGGTCTTGTTTAATGCGCAGACGACCTACGATTTCCGCTGGATCAAGGAACACATTCCCGGTGAAGCCTGGCGGGGCGAAGGTTTGCAGGAGCTGTTTGGTTACACCATCGAGAGCGTTGATGAAATCGGGGTCGAGAGATACCAACTAATCGAAGAGTGCTCCCCAATGCACCATTTCAGTCGAGACGCCCCGCCCATGCTGTTCTTCTACCGGAGGTCGAAAGATCCGAAGATTGCAGAGCAAAACGCGATGGACGGAATCCATCATCCAATCTTTGGCCTTGAGCTGAAGAAGCTTGCGGATGAATTGGGTCTTGAATGCGATTTGTTTACCGTTGAGAACGAGAAGGATCTTGCTTTCTACAATAGAAGGTGGGATTACGCGATCAAATTCTTAAGAAAGAATTTGCAGATGGAATAG
- a CDS encoding PDZ domain-containing protein — MRRLYGGVVGLLFLGCSVFAEEIHVAANGNDMNKGTLSSPLATLGAAQDALRQTGRLGKEPCAVVIHAGTYRLSKPLVLGPADCGSEDAPVVYRAAVDEDVVITGAQRITSAWEAWKDRIVRTQLGKTEAIDQFFVNGERQHMARYPNHGAGFVPAGGNSERGARAGTPPYTGCTPDAWDDSRAAGWIDPTGAFMHGMHGGLWGSQHYRVLGKNANGSLNYEGGWQNNRAGKPHASYRMIENVFEELDAPGEWFHDTKQGYLYYQPAKNVDMASASFEAVQQIKHLIEIYGDTQQPVAEMDILNSGNRLEHTLVKTYETTRPVKNIRIEGIRFTGTARTFMETREPLLRSDWSIYRGGAVHLRGTEAIVIERCDFEELGGNAVFVDGYNRNVTVRSNRFKNNGASDLNFVGSFAAVRDPAFSHGASARPLDEVDTAIGPKSDEYPADCLVEDNLMTLCGRFEKQTSGVNLSMSSRITIRHNTISHTPRAAINICDGTWGGHLLEWNDCFETVLETHDHGAFNSWGRDRYWHRAGTSGPSEKDKDGIPMITHWINRYPNCPRWDAYQTTIIRSNRMHCDHGWSIDLDDGSTNYQVYNNLCLTGGLKTREGYYRTFTNNVVIGNVYTCNVPYPKPTHDQYERNLMWGKGYQSTKPLLWGGTRNYNFLHGPDATETGPATALQDQSRDDPDSLYGNARFLSPEEGDFRVASDSPALRIGFQNFPMTGFGVTSARRKAQAAFPTIRMPEVYVTNEMEEFVTNESRPVRGGGRRGDRGPVRVRTKQVLGADVKSLTTDGEVSAAGMYSKSGVILLTVAPKSQMALFGFRDDDVVLEIDGIEISDDDHLINRMQNLVAGEHTAKVWRAQEPLTLSFIK, encoded by the coding sequence ATGAGGCGGTTGTACGGAGGAGTGGTTGGCCTTCTGTTTCTAGGCTGTTCGGTTTTTGCGGAGGAGATTCACGTTGCGGCAAACGGCAATGATATGAATAAGGGAACCTTGTCTTCTCCCTTGGCCACTCTCGGCGCAGCTCAGGATGCACTGCGCCAAACCGGTCGCTTGGGCAAGGAGCCCTGTGCTGTTGTAATCCATGCGGGTACGTATCGGCTCAGCAAGCCTCTGGTCTTGGGCCCGGCCGACTGCGGCAGTGAAGATGCTCCGGTGGTTTACCGCGCAGCGGTCGATGAAGATGTCGTTATCACAGGTGCCCAACGGATTACGAGTGCGTGGGAGGCCTGGAAAGATAGAATCGTCCGTACGCAACTGGGAAAGACCGAGGCTATCGACCAATTCTTTGTCAATGGCGAGCGTCAGCATATGGCGCGTTATCCCAACCATGGCGCAGGTTTTGTGCCGGCCGGTGGAAATTCAGAACGAGGTGCCAGGGCTGGAACCCCTCCTTATACCGGATGTACGCCCGATGCCTGGGATGATAGTAGGGCTGCCGGGTGGATAGATCCTACCGGCGCATTCATGCATGGTATGCATGGAGGACTTTGGGGCAGTCAGCACTATCGCGTGTTGGGTAAGAATGCAAATGGATCTCTCAACTATGAGGGCGGTTGGCAGAACAATCGAGCAGGCAAGCCTCATGCCAGTTACCGCATGATTGAGAATGTGTTTGAAGAACTTGACGCCCCCGGTGAGTGGTTTCATGACACCAAACAAGGATATCTTTACTACCAACCTGCCAAGAATGTGGACATGGCCTCTGCCTCTTTCGAAGCCGTACAACAGATCAAGCACTTGATTGAGATTTATGGGGATACGCAACAACCCGTGGCGGAAATGGATATTCTAAACAGTGGCAATCGCCTCGAGCACACGCTGGTGAAAACCTACGAGACCACCCGACCTGTGAAGAACATTCGCATTGAAGGGATCCGATTTACCGGAACAGCCCGGACCTTTATGGAGACCAGAGAGCCGCTGCTGCGTAGCGACTGGAGTATTTATCGCGGCGGTGCCGTCCATCTTAGGGGCACTGAAGCCATTGTCATTGAACGCTGTGATTTTGAAGAACTGGGCGGCAATGCCGTTTTTGTGGATGGCTACAATCGCAACGTCACCGTTCGCAGCAACCGCTTCAAGAACAACGGCGCTTCCGATTTGAATTTTGTCGGATCTTTTGCCGCCGTTCGCGACCCAGCCTTTAGCCACGGCGCGTCGGCACGTCCCCTTGATGAAGTGGATACAGCCATTGGCCCTAAGTCCGATGAGTATCCAGCCGATTGCCTGGTGGAAGATAATCTCATGACGTTATGCGGGCGCTTCGAGAAGCAGACCAGTGGCGTTAACCTCTCGATGTCATCGCGTATTACCATACGCCACAACACCATTAGTCATACCCCGCGTGCGGCCATCAACATCTGTGACGGCACCTGGGGTGGTCATCTGCTTGAATGGAACGATTGCTTTGAGACCGTTTTGGAAACACACGATCATGGCGCCTTCAATTCCTGGGGCCGTGATCGCTACTGGCATCGAGCAGGAACATCGGGGCCCTCCGAAAAAGACAAAGATGGCATCCCCATGATTACTCACTGGATTAATAGATATCCTAATTGTCCCCGTTGGGATGCATATCAGACGACCATCATCCGCAGCAATCGCATGCACTGCGACCATGGCTGGAGTATTGATTTGGATGATGGTTCCACCAACTATCAGGTTTACAATAATCTCTGCCTCACCGGCGGGTTGAAAACACGTGAGGGTTACTATCGCACCTTTACCAACAACGTCGTGATCGGCAACGTATACACCTGCAACGTTCCCTATCCCAAGCCCACCCATGACCAATATGAACGGAACCTAATGTGGGGAAAGGGCTATCAGTCCACCAAACCACTGCTTTGGGGTGGCACGAGAAATTACAACTTCCTCCACGGCCCGGACGCAACGGAAACGGGGCCCGCAACGGCATTACAGGATCAATCGAGGGATGATCCTGACAGTCTTTATGGGAACGCCCGTTTTCTATCGCCCGAGGAGGGTGATTTCCGCGTGGCTAGTGATTCGCCGGCACTCCGAATCGGATTCCAGAACTTCCCCATGACCGGCTTTGGTGTGACCTCTGCCCGACGGAAGGCCCAGGCTGCGTTTCCTACGATTCGGATGCCCGAGGTGTATGTCACGAACGAGATGGAGGAGTTTGTCACCAACGAATCTAGGCCCGTCAGAGGGGGCGGCAGGAGGGGTGACAGAGGACCCGTCAGGGTCAGAACCAAGCAAGTGCTCGGAGCTGATGTCAAGTCTCTAACCACCGATGGGGAAGTCTCCGCCGCCGGCATGTATAGCAAATCCGGGGTGATCCTTCTCACGGTTGCGCCTAAGAGTCAGATGGCCCTGTTTGGTTTCCGAGACGACGATGTCGTTTTGGAAATCGATGGCATCGAAATCTCCGACGACGATCACCTTATCAACCGGATGCAAAATTTAGTAGC
- a CDS encoding NAD(P)-dependent oxidoreductase, with translation MKKVCILGASGKLGQYMVQHALDRGYEVVGVCRQKSVHKLERFENRIKIIPGATNDRAVVEKAVAGCDGVLTVLVPWGVQQYSSGTAQAVLDFADDGARLIFSCGWHISRDGQDVYSRKFKLLLSVVGKIAKLLRFVDLDDQVEACRRVFASDKRWTVVRGSDLEEGESQGLPVWSRHVGDAVLASNRTRRIDFARFMVEALDNDDLIQEAPAIVGCQTPSALEHSEES, from the coding sequence ATGAAGAAAGTTTGTATCCTCGGCGCATCAGGTAAACTCGGACAGTACATGGTGCAACACGCCCTCGATCGGGGGTACGAAGTAGTCGGAGTATGCCGGCAGAAGAGCGTTCACAAACTGGAGCGATTTGAAAACCGCATTAAAATCATTCCGGGTGCGACAAATGACCGAGCGGTTGTTGAGAAAGCCGTCGCGGGTTGTGATGGCGTCTTGACGGTACTGGTGCCATGGGGCGTTCAGCAGTATTCATCGGGAACGGCCCAGGCCGTGCTCGACTTTGCAGATGACGGGGCGCGTCTCATCTTCTCGTGCGGTTGGCATATTTCGCGTGACGGCCAAGACGTCTATTCGCGAAAGTTCAAATTGCTTTTGAGCGTGGTTGGCAAAATTGCAAAGCTCCTTCGTTTCGTCGACCTGGATGACCAAGTGGAAGCCTGTCGACGGGTATTCGCCAGCGATAAGCGATGGACCGTTGTGCGGGGTAGCGACCTCGAAGAAGGCGAAAGCCAGGGACTGCCGGTGTGGAGTCGGCATGTGGGCGATGCTGTGCTAGCGAGTAATCGCACGCGACGAATCGACTTCGCACGGTTCATGGTCGAAGCCCTCGATAACGACGACCTGATTCAAGAAGCACCCGCGATTGTCGGTTGCCAAACACCTTCAGCACTTGAACACTCCGAGGAGTCTTGA
- a CDS encoding HEAT repeat domain-containing protein — translation MNFSLRSNDGSCSTCLSRVLVLLVLWSLFSINVSAIANGQDAVETEAFAKAIKDLNDGSAKVRDAAASKLGQLRLNPKVSVLALTLALKDDDMRVRSSAAQSLGKFGGDAKFAAAFLIQAVEKINRRRDAVGDSVEAKAAYPAAQDVISDGFTFTSKETLFLSHCIDALGKIEADPDTVVPVLMHALKNDDEVVRAAAAFAMGNIGADAKDAITPLIAALRDESPAVRLRATTAFWNFGPVASSAVPALTKSLEDDSIMVRIRAAVALHKVAPEGPNEAAVQALIDTMGDHDWRFRKEATYAFTKIDPDKVTPDAVAALRDAQTDAHEQVRDIATLTLRQIGSLKTADDQSK, via the coding sequence GTGAATTTCAGTCTTCGATCCAACGACGGATCTTGCAGTACATGTCTGTCTCGTGTCCTGGTGTTGCTCGTTTTGTGGTCACTCTTTTCTATCAACGTTTCCGCCATCGCGAATGGACAGGACGCGGTAGAAACCGAAGCATTTGCCAAAGCGATTAAGGATCTGAATGATGGCTCGGCAAAGGTTCGTGACGCTGCGGCAAGCAAGCTCGGGCAGTTGAGGCTCAATCCGAAAGTTTCCGTTCTTGCGTTGACCTTAGCCCTGAAAGACGACGACATGCGAGTCCGTTCTAGCGCGGCTCAGTCCCTTGGTAAGTTTGGAGGAGATGCGAAGTTTGCGGCGGCCTTCCTCATTCAAGCAGTGGAGAAGATCAACCGTAGGCGTGATGCAGTTGGCGATAGCGTCGAGGCTAAAGCCGCGTACCCTGCTGCCCAGGACGTAATCTCGGATGGTTTTACATTTACGAGCAAGGAGACACTTTTCCTTTCCCACTGCATTGACGCACTCGGCAAAATTGAGGCCGATCCGGACACCGTCGTGCCAGTCCTCATGCACGCACTGAAGAACGACGATGAAGTGGTTCGAGCAGCTGCGGCATTTGCCATGGGGAACATTGGGGCAGACGCAAAGGACGCGATCACTCCACTCATCGCAGCGCTTAGGGACGAGAGCCCGGCAGTTCGACTTAGGGCAACGACGGCCTTTTGGAATTTTGGGCCGGTGGCATCCTCGGCGGTTCCCGCCCTCACCAAGTCTCTGGAAGATGATAGCATAATGGTTCGGATACGAGCAGCGGTTGCACTCCACAAGGTTGCCCCCGAAGGGCCCAACGAAGCAGCCGTCCAAGCATTAATCGATACAATGGGCGACCATGATTGGCGTTTCCGTAAAGAGGCTACCTACGCGTTTACCAAGATCGATCCGGATAAGGTAACGCCGGACGCGGTTGCCGCGCTGCGCGATGCCCAAACCGATGCACACGAGCAGGTCCGCGATATAGCCACCCTGACGCTGCGACAGATTGGATCCTTAAAAACGGCGGATGATCAATCGAAGTAG
- a CDS encoding serine/threonine-protein kinase, whose amino-acid sequence MIAKANPHYEDETLQELLDEVLPPAQVDVVEKHLANCETCRNRLEQLAGEKPWWEETVNVLSSRTEPHDSQSSERLDASLDASLDWIRPLFDRPSENGIGQIHDYVVDGVIGQGGMGVVLRGTDCDLNRPVAIKVLSPHLAGVGAARERFMREAKAAAAIVHPSIVPIYSVVTTARLPYIVMPLIQGGNLQQRIDREGPLPLDEVLSIGLQIAEGLSAAHRQGVIHRDIKPANILIEEGNGCVLISDFGLARVLDDATITKSGMIAGTPQFMSPEQAKGEAVDARSDVFSLGSVLYTLATGRPPFRAESPLAVLRRISESKPRSILEINERMPDWFDTLVSQLMQIEIRKRTESAEAAAGLLRDALAHVRNPNAQSLPRSLVQNRNRFLTVVTSVVIVAFAALGYWILSGTMPDTPQQKQGFTTDSIPPQRDAQLDVWYDVKATHELNTIQERLNELSEAAYSQ is encoded by the coding sequence ATGATTGCAAAAGCCAACCCTCACTACGAAGACGAAACATTGCAAGAACTGCTTGACGAGGTGCTGCCTCCAGCGCAAGTCGACGTGGTCGAGAAACACCTCGCAAACTGCGAAACGTGCCGCAATCGATTGGAACAGTTGGCTGGCGAAAAGCCTTGGTGGGAAGAAACCGTCAATGTACTTTCCAGTCGAACGGAGCCACACGACAGTCAGTCAAGCGAACGACTTGATGCCTCCCTTGATGCATCTCTCGATTGGATCCGTCCACTATTTGATCGGCCGTCTGAAAATGGAATCGGACAAATCCACGATTACGTGGTCGATGGCGTGATCGGCCAAGGAGGCATGGGGGTGGTGCTTCGCGGGACCGATTGCGACTTGAATCGACCCGTTGCGATCAAGGTTTTGTCGCCTCATTTGGCGGGTGTCGGGGCTGCTCGAGAAAGATTCATGCGCGAAGCTAAAGCGGCTGCGGCGATTGTCCATCCCTCGATCGTGCCCATTTACAGCGTCGTGACGACTGCCCGTTTGCCCTACATTGTCATGCCCTTGATTCAAGGCGGCAATTTGCAACAGCGAATCGATCGCGAAGGTCCACTGCCGCTCGACGAAGTGCTTAGCATTGGTCTTCAGATCGCAGAAGGTTTGTCAGCCGCCCATCGCCAGGGGGTCATCCATCGTGACATCAAACCAGCGAACATCTTGATCGAGGAAGGAAATGGCTGCGTCTTGATCAGCGACTTTGGATTGGCAAGAGTGCTTGATGATGCCACGATCACGAAGAGCGGCATGATCGCTGGCACTCCGCAATTCATGAGCCCCGAGCAAGCAAAAGGCGAAGCCGTTGACGCCCGCAGCGATGTGTTCAGTCTCGGTAGCGTCCTGTATACACTCGCGACCGGTCGTCCACCGTTTCGAGCGGAGAGCCCCTTGGCGGTACTTCGCCGGATTTCCGAGTCAAAACCACGATCCATTTTAGAGATTAACGAGCGAATGCCTGATTGGTTTGACACGCTTGTTTCGCAGTTGATGCAGATCGAGATTCGTAAGCGAACGGAGAGTGCCGAGGCGGCTGCCGGGCTGCTCCGCGATGCTCTTGCCCATGTTCGTAATCCAAACGCCCAATCATTACCTCGGTCGCTCGTGCAGAATCGAAACCGCTTTTTGACGGTAGTGACGAGTGTCGTAATCGTCGCGTTTGCTGCTCTTGGATATTGGATTCTCAGTGGAACGATGCCGGATACGCCACAACAAAAGCAAGGCTTCACGACGGACTCGATTCCGCCTCAGCGTGATGCTCAGCTGGATGTTTGGTACGACGTCAAAGCGACCCATGAGTTGAATACGATTCAAGAAAGGCTGAATGAACTATCCGAAGCGGCTTATTCGCAATGA
- a CDS encoding SMI1/KNR4 family protein — MTDDDLTRIEQAFGVQLPHGYRQLLKSPPRLLVALMEAFAKEETELEIPIYLKADVVVAANEEVRDPEMVFGPDEEPWDRELFVIGGDCGGNRYCIKPNSGSSTVYEWDHSGDCDLEVYGETIPRYVERWFAELGELAAMDCREDTTE; from the coding sequence ATGACTGACGACGATCTTACACGTATCGAGCAAGCGTTCGGTGTTCAATTGCCACATGGCTACCGGCAGCTACTGAAATCTCCACCCCGTCTTCTGGTTGCGTTGATGGAGGCATTTGCGAAAGAGGAGACCGAATTGGAGATTCCCATCTATTTGAAAGCTGATGTTGTTGTTGCTGCAAACGAAGAAGTTCGTGATCCAGAAATGGTCTTTGGTCCAGACGAGGAGCCGTGGGATCGTGAACTTTTTGTCATTGGCGGCGACTGCGGCGGAAACCGCTACTGCATAAAGCCAAATTCTGGATCGTCTACCGTTTACGAATGGGATCATTCCGGTGACTGTGACCTCGAGGTTTATGGTGAGACAATTCCCCGCTACGTTGAGCGTTGGTTCGCAGAACTCGGCGAACTCGCAGCAATGGACTGCCGTGAAGACACGACCGAGTGA